The Candidatus Zixiibacteriota bacterium region ATAAGCGACATCGGTATAGTCTCTGATGATGATTTCGAGTTTAAAGTTGACCATGTGGTCAAACAGGGTGAGCATATCGTACATTTAGGTCAGATCAAAAAAGGAAAAATAGAAAATTATCTACATAAAAAGGTTATCGCAAAAGTTGATCTGGAAAGACGCAAATCGATAATGCGCAATCACACTGCAACTCATCTTCTACATAAAGCTTTAAGAGAGACTTTAGGTGAGCATGTGCATCAGGCTGGTTCTTTAGTTGAACCGGAGAGGTTCAGGTTCGATTTTACCCATTTTAAGGCTTTGACTGAGGATGAGCTGGAGAAGATAGAATATAAGATCAATCAGAAAATCTGGGATAACTTGGAGGTTAAGACATTTAACACAACTCTGGATGAGGCAAAAAAGCTTGGAGCGATGGCTTTGTTCGGAGAAAAATATGAGGATACTGTCAGGGTTGTAAAGATAGACGAATATTCTATGGAGCTCTGCGGTGGGACTCATGTTAAAGCTACAGGTGAAATTGGTTTGTTCAGGATAATCTCAGAACAAAGTATTGCTGCCGGGATGAGGAGGATTGAAGCAATAACCGGGAAGAGCGCCTATGAATTGGTTAAAGAGGAGGAAAAAACTCTTCAGGGATTATCTAATATTCTAAAAGTAAAGACAGAGGAATTAGGGACAAAGGTAGCTGAGCTTTTAGAGAACAGCAAGGAGATGGAAAAGAAAGTAAAGCACGCGCAAGCAGGTAGCGCTAAGGAAAAGATCAGGGAGTTATACAAGAGTGCTTTTGAGCAGGACGGGATAAAGATAATCTCTTATCGAGATGATAGCGGAAACCGGGAAAATTTATTGAGTTTAGCAGATGCTTTTCGGGAAAATCTGAAATCCTCAGTCGGGATATTCGCAACAATATCAGAAGATAAACTCTCTTTCGTTGCCTCAGTTACTGATGATTTGATAAAGAGAGGAATAAAAGCCGGTGAGATAGTCAAGGAAGTGGCAAAGCTGACCGGAGGGAGTGGTGGAGGAAAACCACATTTAGCTCAAGCCGGAGGAAAGGATATAACCAAATTAGATTTTGCACTGTCGAAGGTGCCGGAGATAATCAAGAAAATGATTTCTGGAGAGCATTGACCATCTAAATATAATGCGAGATTGCTGGTTGTTGGTCTCCAGACAAACAATCCCTCTTCGTTGGTGGAGGACACCAACGAAGAGCAATAATTGTCATTCTGAACCCCGCAAGATGCGGGGTGAAGAATCTACAGGTTCTTCGGTCGTCTTGCCCGTAGGGACTCCCTCAGAATGACATCAAACAGTATCTCACGGACGAAGCACTCCATAAACATAATGAGGGGAATTTGACAGTTTATCAAAGGTTATTAGGGGTCATAAAAAAGAAAAAGGCGGGTTTTTTGGTTTTGTTGGACCCGGACAGATTAAGCCCAAGAGAGATTTCCGATTTAGCCTTAAGAGCAGAAAAAGGTGGGGCGGATGGGATCTTGGTTGGGTCGAGTCTGCTTCTTTCAACTCATTTTGATGAGGCTATTAAAAAGATAAAGGGAAAAGTCAAGCTACCGGTGATAATCTTTCCAGGAAATGCCAATCAGGTCTCAAAGTATGCGGATGCGGTACTTTTCTTATCCTTAATCTCTGGCAGGAACCCGAATCTCTTGATCGGTGAACAGGTGAAAGCTGCACCGGTGATAAAAGAGTTCGGCTTAGAGCCGATTCCTACAGGATATATGCTGATCGAATCCGGAAAGATGACCGCGGTC contains the following coding sequences:
- a CDS encoding geranylgeranylglyceryl/heptaprenylglyceryl phosphate synthase; its protein translation is MTVYQRLLGVIKKKKAGFLVLLDPDRLSPREISDLALRAEKGGADGILVGSSLLLSTHFDEAIKKIKGKVKLPVIIFPGNANQVSKYADAVLFLSLISGRNPNLLIGEQVKAAPVIKEFGLEPIPTGYMLIESGKMTAVQFMSDTLPLPPNKPDIACAHALAAEYLGMKFVFMDAGSGADKSVPDFLIKEVKKFITIPLIIGGGIRDPEIAKEKVKAGANLVVIGNALEEKGNDKILKDFAKVIHS